One Oncorhynchus kisutch isolate 150728-3 linkage group LG13, Okis_V2, whole genome shotgun sequence DNA window includes the following coding sequences:
- the cd27 gene encoding tumor necrosis factor receptor superfamily member 3, with product MHLFWWITHIFLSLPSLLSLVQSLTCDNETQYAWPLHVSQWCCNKCPPGQHLVGRCTGQNSPTQCTDCTSGYYSDSYNFNIGCKSCDGCSMSELQYVSRCSTKQNDVCSCKPGYRCRGSGTCLDCEEIPSPNTPKLIPTPPIMPAAVSNHSVPGIPNHRPKPVTKPGPSTKPNQDDNKWLPVCVSAVCVCLLLTCLVAISKLKPVLRWIGSPNSFWSPKKTTPANQSTAEEEVPMPVQEVCGKPELLLDV from the exons aTGCATCTCTTCTGGTGGATCACCCACATCTTtctatccctcccttctctcctctctctagtccAATCCCTCACATGcgacaatgagacacagtatgcTTGGCCATTGCATGTAAGCCAATGGTGCTGCAACAAGTGTCCACCAG GTCAGCATCTGGTGGGACGCTGCACTGGTCAGAACAGCCCTACCCAGTGTACTGACTGCACAAGCGGCTACTACTCAGACAGCTACAACTTCAACATAGGCTGCAAATCCTGCGACGGCTGCAGCATGAGTG AGCTGCAGTATGTATCTCGCTGTTCCACCAAGCAGAATGATGTGTGCAGCTGTAAACCAGGCTACCGCTGCAGAGGAAGTGGCACCTGTCTGGACTGTGAGGAGATCCCCAGCCCAAACACACCCAAACTCATACCGACACCTCCCATCATGCCAGCTGCAGTGTCAAACCACTCAGTGCCTGGTATCCCTAATCATAGACCTAAACCTGTCACCAAACCTGGGCCCAGCACAAAACCAAACCAAG ATGACAACAAGTGGCtcccggtgtgtgtgtctgcagtgtgtgtgtgtctactgctcACCTGCCTTGTTGCCATCTCAAAGCTCAAACCTGTTCTGCGATGGATTGGTTCACCAAACA GCTTCTGGTCTCCCAAAAAGACAACTCCAGCCAATCAGAGCACAGCGGAGGAGGAAGTGCCCATGCCGGTCCAGGAAGTGTGTGGAAAGCCAGAGCTGCTACTGGACGTATGA
- the si:dkey-260g12.1 gene encoding tumor necrosis factor receptor superfamily member 5, protein MVMEQLFVAVLMMSAHLAVSYPMNTGRNYMDGERQCRLCPPGHYQKSCSECSPCRDGSYTTRLNAESSCHSCFKDCKRDLHLVEDEPCTPVSDARCRCEAGFTCTDKDDQTGNCRDCEKIPQLPPPPLPPSNVVGIRNNQTGTSSGRCQPPNCDTPRSPVSQAGNATHHTSADTSKHLAAILCPMVVIGILAVIILLCIRRPGNEACFKQALKFCNKGVRETSPNKTKEPPHQHNAREAQPSIKHQTVDPPPITAANMGPVHVHNAGTVIFSLLNQFTGMGGGMEERGQKERDEEGCPTHPTPSPNIHLSQEERDGEMDCVFFPSQEQGKDSHVSKEEVH, encoded by the exons ATGGTGATGGAACAGTTATTTGTGGCTGTGCTAATGATGTCTGCACACCTAGCAGTCTCATATCCTATG AATACAGGGAGAAATtacatggatggagagagacaatGCAGACTGTGTCCACCAG gtcattATCAGAAGTCCTGTTCAGAGTGCTCTCCCTGTCGAGATGGTTCCTACACAACACGATTGAACGCAGAGTCCAGTTGTCATTCCTGCTTCAAAGACTGCAAACGTG atttgCACCTGGTGGAGGATGAGCCGTGTACTCCTGTATCGGACGCTAGATGTCGCTGTGAGGCTGGTTTTACCTGCACCGACAAAGACGACCAGACAGGAAACTGTAGAGACTGTGAGAAGATCCCTCAGCTGCCCCCACCTCCCCTTCCACCTAGCaatg TAGTGGGCATCAGAAACAACCAGACAGGAACTTCCTCTGGACGCTGTCAACCTCCCAA CTGTGACACTCCACGATCACCAGTCTCACAAGCAGGCAACGCCACTCATCACACCTCAG CTGACACCAGCAAACActtggcagccattttgtgtccTATGGTGGTCATTGGAATCCTAGCCGTTATCATTCTGTTATGTATCCGTCGCCCAGGAAATGAAGCCTGTTTCAAACAAG CTCTCAAGTTCTGTAACAAG GGAGTAAGAGAAACGTCGCCTAACAAGACCAAAGAGCCACCTCATCAGCACAATGCCAGAGAGGCACAGCCCAGTATTAAGCACCAGACAGTGGATCCACCACCTATTACAGCAGCAAATATGG gcCCAGTCCATGTCCACAATGCTGGAACAGTCATCTTCAGTTTACTCAACCAGTTCACTGgtatgggtggagggatggaagagagagggcagaaagagagggatgaggaaggaTGTCCGACCCACCCCACACCCTCCCCTAACATCCATCTATCCCAGGAGGAAAGGGATGGGGAGATGGACTGTGTATTCTTCCCTTCACAGGAACAAGGGAAGGACAGTCACGTTTCCAAAGAGGAGGTGCATTGA